One stretch of Bordetella avium DNA includes these proteins:
- a CDS encoding two-partner secretion domain-containing protein: MNASLYRLVFSKILGMYVPIAEIKTAGRKKSTRARRKLGGVPRACQLSSAILLAFAIPDFAAAEVVAANNKSAVIEARTGVPVINIAAPNAQGLSHTQLQQLNVMRPGVVFNNSLHDGQSHIAGRVLANPNLSGHAAKSILAEVTGTSPSSLAGTLEVFGNKADLIVANPNGITVNGLTTLNAGSLTLTTGVPTVRGGSVSLAVDKGRLTVGDEGVNTDGLKTFDMVAKLIQIDGAIGSSGQKSDIKAIAGTSVFDTATRTHTAKTRVARAAAQDGGGYAIDGSAAGAMHGKAITLIATDAGLGVRQPGSLSSENDISVQADGNIQVGKTQGKNISTVSGAAASVGTAVARQNLTLKAQSGLSIDAFNVKGDANLQTVSGVLWLGPETGAVSDGKSSTGGRLSVAASDGGVVVSRYIDTDSLELKASNVHINHALIDVKGSEQQPATIDVSGSITMAGTLSAVRVDGETINNASITLENGVPVVRDGLTGQALPGAEISSDAGIRAHQGDIQLKAGSLHNNGGMLLSAHGLEVKATSLIENKGILRTKNKLALSGQNIDNAFAVLSDQDVQLLAAGKFSNTGTVLADKGALLIGANASINNQGVLNAGGRLTLGGLAADAGQEGSPDIVSAGRILSDGLTVSGRQFDNQGKLTVRGGGVSIKVEDALRSTGEVQVGVGSDVQATANTIHLGGKFVSLSKVSLSAAGDTDIDGKGRVSVKQLSLSTHNLHNTGSVSISGAGNIQARGSVENLGKLQGVNLTLEAQHLDNKGSSAVLRGTRSLDATVKGDVNNEGRVESQALVVQAQNLRNQAEATIIGNKGATLKVAEQFRNGGTIRSNAGLTVSAGSLDNLLGAKLQADTATFDVRDQMRNAGEVLVKQQLSVKAAELDNAESGSISASDAGLNASALNNAGKIAAVNDIVSNIGDYRNTGHISAGANASFTVTNTDGLEIDPERKAAVANGTLTYEARSLRVRDAIQNPGNIVLKATQGDIDNDNQIVTPQNLTLTAQGDIINEAGALMWAGQNISLSGRNINNERDAWIMTQDGDITLQGSNRVRNRVGRIDAGNNLVIDAPRTENLSELSGEVGGFSPDKPENVVTQKNLGHWRVGRWVRTKIDDFSVRRPMSTLSVKQGLMLASGDIHLNQHEQKGQGSQIYNEGIVLAGKVLKADGSTDNRSLSKPLNVIDFFKQNVGGHYVTSVVDSLALANVDERAFPSLYDLLDFVFSDPNWWVTLFVAYGYHPADVATVLMSADMTHAPEFNKMLNHVMGSDWRALDATQRHVRWTEAKAGKRAAMDFYPDAQTVMAGRKGVEITGGKIMLGGNATQSASEAQLTAAQRGHANIGKADVAIVTGTLDAVFASGDGMSYVGKDDLISQDPVLQELLGNRFVFGRAPDKLAAQASEASGDALPKPYYETRLAYIDQGQFYGSSYFFQQVGYQPHQGVRVLGDNYFDTQMIQRERARLLAGAEGRDILQGASLVKAMMDNAAAQAGALGLKVGEALTEKQISGLENDIVWYVWANIEGKPVMVPRVYLAKQSKKAAEDSRKRGGAVIASAGAINAKTNGADVAVYNAVFMGDAGVHVDARGAGADSGNIAFTSTGGVLGGAFSKENVDLHGQNIRISGGAINAKRVTLDAKDKLEIIVGMTHDDKGRLVRDLRADQVNGQQSVNLSAKAITTEGATIASQGSVSLKADNVHLGDVKEVGSEYRHTVHNGLGEFFSFLSQTNTIEKSAQANSAGTDISTKALKINTTGDLTVTGGNVQATNSDIDVGGNLKLEAGKNDSYHDFKEDKRQILVGMDVGAGGYSASAGFDTEDGLQTYAGRAGPNSGGATFNLGASISSEKETRQAETYSNGVFNVGNGLIKVGSMADIGGADINNHRAGDDQSQQQDGGLSLTANEIKTTKYVDKEKRDYSKVGFSVGYQAYAKSSLLTTSSRFGDMIAQTVDDPKRKVDPALAAAMAATEATQLLFDDTVSAGEHVGADVFWQRQSSTHTKENTQRIGGNVSFNATKGDIDLVGTQFSGGNKVELDARGDVSLRAAKSTTTSSGEDHRVGLDVGRSYGVNAPLRSAGAGIWATLSGTHLVSHENSTTYENATLGAQNIDIKAGKNLGLIGATVKADHSANVVVGGDTTIKSLQNDIKREANGGNWAVGAVISVNSNTLVSASASLGGSAEHHHDNARVVTQQAGITAGGPLTLKTGGSLGMTGSHLVSSTKEGHIGVGGSINATKLHDKIDKDGGKGGANFAVNPTTGLPMVNFEYGRDARDHVESTNNVVINVGTKARGGVHGSVSTDPSKEVVVTREEYYAGGESVLSVPTSKPKFLMRERKNKIDPPPPPPPPPPPPPPPPKVKKVDPPPPPPPPPPPKVKKVDPPPPPPPPPPPKVKKVDPPPPPPPPPPKVKKVDPPPPPPPPPPKVKKVDPPPPPPPPPPPKVKKVDPPPPPPPPPPPKVKKVDPPPPPPPPPPKVKKVDPPPPPPPPPPKVKKVDPPPPPPPPPPPKVKKVDPPPPPPPPPPKVKKVDPPPKDEVDGPKPAPKPKAQPRPSPSTARYEVQKQVKDLQGKVSAMNLMKDGPGGKLQKPVTLTVVGPDGPTTVVLKKRGDVMKLDGFLMMSSPAQGAKQELRLKIIDEGGQNYRVTYRSVK; the protein is encoded by the coding sequence GTGAACGCTTCGCTTTATCGACTTGTATTCAGCAAGATACTGGGAATGTATGTTCCGATTGCTGAAATCAAAACCGCCGGGCGCAAAAAAAGCACTCGCGCACGCCGAAAATTAGGGGGGGTGCCTAGGGCCTGTCAATTATCTTCGGCGATTCTTCTTGCCTTTGCCATACCGGACTTTGCTGCGGCAGAGGTTGTCGCTGCTAATAACAAAAGCGCGGTGATCGAGGCCCGTACCGGCGTGCCTGTTATTAATATTGCCGCACCCAACGCGCAGGGGCTTTCACATACCCAGTTGCAGCAGTTGAACGTAATGCGGCCCGGCGTTGTATTCAACAATAGCCTGCACGACGGGCAGTCCCATATTGCGGGCAGAGTCCTGGCCAATCCGAATCTCAGCGGTCATGCCGCCAAGTCTATTCTGGCAGAGGTGACGGGCACCAGTCCCAGTTCTTTGGCCGGCACGCTGGAGGTCTTTGGCAATAAGGCGGATCTCATCGTCGCCAATCCGAATGGCATTACTGTCAATGGCTTGACCACCCTGAACGCCGGTAGCTTGACGCTGACGACCGGCGTTCCCACCGTACGGGGGGGCTCGGTATCGCTTGCCGTCGACAAAGGTAGGCTCACTGTGGGCGATGAAGGCGTCAACACGGATGGCCTGAAAACGTTTGACATGGTCGCCAAACTGATCCAAATTGATGGCGCTATCGGCAGCTCCGGCCAGAAGTCCGACATCAAGGCCATCGCGGGCACTTCGGTTTTTGACACCGCTACGCGTACCCATACAGCGAAAACACGGGTTGCCCGCGCTGCGGCTCAGGATGGTGGCGGGTACGCCATCGATGGCAGCGCTGCTGGCGCCATGCACGGCAAGGCAATCACCCTGATCGCCACGGATGCAGGCCTGGGCGTGCGCCAGCCTGGCAGTTTGAGCTCAGAGAACGACATCAGTGTTCAGGCTGACGGCAATATTCAAGTCGGCAAGACTCAGGGCAAAAATATCAGCACCGTATCGGGTGCGGCCGCTTCGGTTGGCACAGCAGTCGCGCGGCAGAATCTGACGCTCAAGGCGCAATCCGGGCTCTCGATTGATGCTTTCAATGTTAAGGGGGATGCCAATCTCCAGACTGTCTCGGGAGTGTTGTGGCTGGGGCCAGAGACTGGCGCAGTCAGCGATGGAAAGTCTTCTACAGGCGGGCGGCTCAGTGTCGCGGCGAGCGACGGCGGTGTTGTCGTCAGCCGCTACATCGACACCGATTCCCTCGAGCTCAAAGCCTCAAATGTGCACATTAACCACGCCTTGATTGACGTGAAGGGCTCTGAACAGCAACCTGCCACCATCGACGTGAGCGGTAGTATAACGATGGCTGGTACGCTGAGTGCGGTACGTGTCGACGGCGAGACCATCAATAATGCGTCGATTACGCTGGAGAATGGGGTCCCTGTTGTACGGGATGGCCTGACGGGCCAAGCGTTGCCGGGGGCGGAGATCAGCTCCGACGCGGGGATCCGTGCGCACCAGGGTGATATTCAACTGAAAGCGGGCAGCCTTCACAACAACGGGGGCATGCTGCTGAGCGCGCACGGTCTTGAGGTCAAGGCCACCAGTCTGATCGAGAACAAGGGGATTCTGCGGACAAAGAATAAATTGGCGCTGAGCGGGCAGAACATCGATAACGCCTTTGCGGTGCTGTCGGATCAGGATGTCCAGCTGCTGGCGGCGGGCAAGTTCTCTAATACCGGGACCGTCCTGGCGGATAAAGGGGCTTTGCTTATCGGTGCGAATGCGTCCATCAACAACCAGGGTGTGTTGAACGCAGGGGGCCGTCTCACGCTGGGCGGCCTCGCTGCCGACGCAGGTCAAGAGGGGAGCCCCGATATTGTTTCCGCCGGTAGGATTCTGAGTGATGGGCTTACCGTAAGCGGGCGGCAGTTCGACAATCAGGGCAAGCTTACTGTTCGAGGCGGTGGCGTCAGCATTAAGGTGGAAGACGCCCTGCGCAGCACGGGTGAGGTGCAGGTCGGCGTCGGCAGTGACGTGCAAGCCACGGCCAACACGATTCATCTTGGCGGCAAATTCGTTAGTCTCAGTAAGGTTAGCCTGAGCGCTGCAGGCGATACGGATATTGATGGCAAGGGGCGGGTTTCGGTCAAGCAATTGTCCTTGTCGACCCATAATCTGCATAACACGGGTTCGGTCTCCATTAGTGGCGCAGGCAATATTCAAGCCCGTGGGTCGGTGGAAAATCTGGGCAAGCTGCAAGGCGTCAATCTCACGCTGGAGGCGCAGCATCTGGACAATAAGGGCTCCTCGGCCGTATTGCGAGGCACACGTTCGCTGGACGCCACAGTGAAAGGCGATGTGAACAATGAAGGCCGCGTCGAAAGCCAGGCCCTGGTTGTCCAAGCCCAAAACCTGCGCAACCAGGCCGAGGCTACGATCATCGGCAACAAGGGCGCCACGCTGAAGGTAGCCGAACAGTTTAGGAATGGCGGCACCATCCGCTCCAATGCCGGTCTGACCGTGAGCGCAGGCTCGCTCGATAACCTGCTCGGCGCCAAACTTCAGGCCGACACCGCCACCTTCGATGTGCGGGATCAGATGCGCAATGCAGGCGAAGTATTGGTCAAGCAGCAACTGAGCGTCAAAGCAGCTGAGCTTGACAATGCCGAGAGCGGCAGCATCAGCGCCAGCGATGCTGGGCTCAATGCAAGTGCGCTGAATAATGCCGGCAAAATTGCGGCTGTAAATGATATCGTTTCCAACATTGGTGATTATCGCAATACCGGCCATATCAGCGCAGGTGCGAATGCCAGTTTCACGGTCACCAATACTGATGGCCTTGAAATCGATCCCGAACGCAAGGCCGCCGTAGCCAATGGTACGCTGACCTATGAGGCCCGTTCCCTGCGTGTGCGCGATGCCATCCAGAACCCGGGCAATATCGTATTGAAAGCCACTCAGGGCGATATCGATAACGATAACCAGATTGTCACGCCGCAAAATCTGACGCTGACTGCTCAGGGCGATATTATCAATGAGGCCGGGGCCCTGATGTGGGCCGGCCAGAATATCAGCTTGTCTGGCCGGAATATCAACAATGAGCGTGACGCCTGGATCATGACGCAGGATGGCGACATCACGCTCCAAGGATCAAACCGGGTTCGGAATCGCGTGGGCCGCATTGACGCCGGCAACAACCTGGTGATCGATGCGCCACGCACCGAGAACCTTTCCGAGTTGTCGGGAGAGGTTGGCGGTTTTAGCCCCGACAAGCCGGAAAACGTTGTTACACAAAAGAATCTGGGGCATTGGCGTGTGGGTCGTTGGGTGCGAACGAAAATCGATGACTTCTCTGTTCGCCGCCCGATGTCAACCCTCAGTGTCAAACAGGGGCTCATGCTCGCTAGCGGCGATATTCATCTCAATCAACATGAGCAAAAGGGGCAGGGCAGCCAGATCTATAACGAGGGCATTGTGCTGGCCGGCAAAGTGCTGAAAGCCGACGGGTCTACCGATAACCGTTCCTTGTCCAAGCCATTAAATGTCATTGACTTTTTCAAGCAGAACGTGGGTGGCCATTATGTGACCAGCGTCGTGGATTCCTTAGCGCTGGCGAACGTCGATGAGCGTGCATTCCCCAGCCTGTACGATCTGCTGGACTTCGTGTTTTCCGACCCGAATTGGTGGGTGACGCTTTTTGTTGCCTATGGCTACCATCCCGCTGACGTCGCTACGGTGTTGATGTCTGCGGATATGACCCATGCGCCCGAGTTCAACAAAATGCTCAACCATGTGATGGGCTCTGATTGGCGTGCTCTTGACGCCACCCAGCGCCATGTGCGCTGGACCGAGGCCAAGGCGGGCAAGCGTGCGGCGATGGACTTTTACCCTGATGCGCAAACCGTCATGGCGGGCCGCAAGGGCGTGGAAATCACGGGCGGGAAAATCATGCTGGGCGGCAACGCTACCCAGTCCGCCTCCGAAGCGCAGCTCACCGCAGCGCAGCGTGGCCACGCCAATATCGGCAAGGCCGATGTGGCCATCGTTACCGGTACGCTGGATGCGGTATTCGCGTCAGGCGATGGCATGTCCTATGTCGGCAAGGATGACCTGATCTCCCAAGATCCCGTGTTGCAGGAGTTGCTGGGTAACCGCTTCGTCTTCGGGCGCGCGCCCGACAAGCTCGCCGCGCAGGCGAGCGAGGCGAGCGGCGATGCACTGCCTAAGCCTTATTACGAAACTCGCCTGGCCTATATCGATCAGGGCCAGTTTTACGGCTCCTCGTATTTCTTCCAGCAAGTGGGTTACCAGCCGCATCAAGGCGTGCGCGTATTGGGTGACAATTATTTTGACACCCAGATGATTCAACGCGAGCGCGCGCGTTTGTTGGCAGGCGCCGAAGGGCGTGACATCCTGCAAGGCGCATCGCTGGTCAAGGCAATGATGGATAACGCCGCGGCTCAGGCCGGTGCGCTGGGCTTGAAGGTGGGTGAGGCGCTGACCGAGAAACAAATCAGCGGTCTTGAAAACGATATAGTCTGGTATGTCTGGGCCAATATCGAGGGTAAGCCCGTTATGGTGCCGCGCGTCTATCTGGCCAAACAGAGCAAGAAAGCAGCAGAAGACAGCCGCAAGCGCGGCGGCGCGGTGATCGCCTCCGCTGGCGCTATCAATGCGAAAACCAACGGCGCCGATGTTGCCGTGTATAACGCGGTTTTCATGGGCGACGCCGGGGTGCATGTCGATGCGCGCGGCGCTGGCGCGGACAGCGGCAACATCGCTTTCACGAGCACCGGTGGTGTGCTGGGCGGTGCTTTCAGCAAAGAAAACGTGGATTTGCACGGCCAAAATATTCGTATCTCTGGCGGCGCGATCAATGCCAAGCGCGTCACGCTGGATGCCAAAGACAAGCTGGAAATCATCGTCGGCATGACACACGACGATAAGGGCAGGTTGGTTCGAGACTTAAGGGCTGATCAAGTTAACGGCCAGCAAAGCGTCAATTTAAGCGCCAAGGCGATCACCACCGAAGGCGCAACGATCGCCTCGCAAGGCAGTGTCTCTCTCAAGGCTGACAATGTCCATCTCGGCGACGTAAAAGAGGTCGGATCGGAGTATAGGCACACCGTGCATAATGGTTTGGGTGAATTTTTCTCCTTCCTGTCTCAAACCAATACCATAGAGAAAAGCGCTCAGGCCAACTCGGCGGGTACCGATATCAGTACCAAGGCCCTCAAAATTAATACAACAGGTGATCTGACGGTCACCGGAGGCAATGTCCAGGCCACAAACAGCGATATCGATGTTGGTGGCAATCTGAAGCTGGAGGCGGGTAAGAACGATAGCTACCACGACTTCAAGGAAGACAAGAGGCAGATCTTGGTGGGCATGGATGTTGGCGCCGGCGGGTATTCGGCCAGCGCTGGCTTTGACACTGAAGATGGCCTGCAAACCTATGCCGGGCGCGCAGGCCCCAATAGTGGTGGCGCGACGTTTAACCTCGGCGCTTCCATTTCTTCAGAAAAGGAAACCCGGCAGGCCGAGACCTATAGCAATGGCGTGTTCAATGTTGGCAATGGCTTGATCAAAGTCGGCAGCATGGCGGATATCGGCGGTGCCGATATTAATAACCACCGGGCCGGCGACGATCAAAGTCAGCAACAGGATGGCGGGCTGAGCCTTACGGCGAATGAAATCAAAACCACCAAGTACGTAGATAAGGAAAAGCGCGATTATTCCAAGGTCGGCTTCTCTGTCGGGTATCAGGCCTATGCCAAATCGTCACTCCTCACGACGTCTTCAAGATTTGGCGACATGATTGCCCAGACCGTGGATGATCCCAAACGGAAGGTGGACCCGGCGCTGGCCGCTGCCATGGCGGCGACTGAAGCGACTCAACTACTTTTTGACGATACCGTGTCAGCGGGAGAGCATGTCGGTGCCGACGTTTTTTGGCAGCGTCAATCCTCGACCCACACGAAAGAGAACACCCAGCGTATCGGCGGCAATGTTTCATTCAATGCCACAAAGGGCGATATCGATCTGGTCGGAACTCAGTTCTCCGGAGGGAATAAGGTGGAGCTTGATGCCAGGGGCGACGTGTCCTTGCGCGCAGCCAAGTCCACGACAACCTCTAGCGGCGAGGATCATCGCGTGGGTCTGGACGTGGGCAGAAGTTATGGCGTCAATGCGCCACTCCGTTCAGCCGGCGCTGGCATATGGGCGACGCTCTCGGGGACGCATCTGGTCAGCCACGAAAACTCGACGACCTATGAGAACGCCACCCTTGGGGCGCAGAATATCGACATCAAAGCCGGTAAGAACCTGGGCTTGATTGGCGCCACGGTGAAAGCGGATCACAGCGCAAACGTGGTGGTCGGTGGGGATACGACGATAAAAAGCCTGCAGAATGACATCAAGCGCGAGGCCAATGGTGGCAACTGGGCGGTTGGTGCAGTGATAAGTGTTAATAGCAATACGCTGGTCTCTGCCTCAGCCTCACTCGGTGGCTCGGCTGAACATCACCACGACAACGCCCGCGTCGTAACGCAACAGGCCGGTATCACGGCGGGTGGCCCGCTTACCCTGAAGACCGGAGGCAGTCTGGGCATGACGGGCTCCCATTTAGTGTCGTCCACCAAAGAAGGACATATTGGCGTGGGTGGCAGCATTAATGCCACGAAACTGCACGACAAAATCGATAAGGATGGAGGCAAGGGTGGTGCGAATTTTGCAGTTAATCCAACCACTGGCCTGCCCATGGTCAACTTTGAATATGGCCGTGATGCACGCGATCACGTCGAGTCCACAAATAATGTGGTCATTAACGTCGGTACCAAAGCGCGCGGCGGCGTTCATGGAAGTGTCAGTACTGATCCCAGCAAAGAAGTCGTCGTAACCCGGGAGGAGTATTACGCTGGCGGTGAGTCGGTGTTGTCGGTTCCGACGTCTAAGCCGAAATTTCTGATGAGAGAGCGGAAGAATAAGATTGATCCGCCGCCGCCGCCGCCACCGCCACCGCCACCGCCACCGCCACCGCCGAAGGTGAAGAAGGTCGATCCTCCGCCGCCACCGCCGCCGCCGCCACCGCCGAAGGTGAAGAAGGTCGATCCTCCGCCGCCACCGCCGCCGCCGCCGCCGCCGAAGGTGAAGAAGGTCGATCCTCCGCCGCCACCGCCGCCGCCGCCGCCGAAGGTGAAGAAGGTCGATCCTCCGCCGCCGCCGCCGCCGCCGCCGCCGAAGGTGAAGAAGGTCGATCCTCCGCCGCCACCGCCGCCGCCGCCACCGCCGAAGGTGAAGAAGGTCGATCCTCCGCCGCCACCGCCGCCGCCGCCGCCGCCGAAGGTGAAGAAGGTCGATCCTCCGCCGCCACCGCCGCCGCCGCCGCCGAAGGTGAAGAAGGTCGATCCTCCGCCGCCGCCGCCGCCGCCGCCGCCGAAGGTGAAGAAGGTCGATCCTCCGCCGCCGCCGCCGCCGCCGCCGCCGCCGAAGGTGAAGAAGGTCGATCCTCCGCCGCCACCGCCGCCGCCGCCGCCGAAGGTGAAGAAGGTCGATCCGCCGCCGAAGGACGAGGTGGATGGTCCGAAGCCTGCGCCTAAACCCAAGGCTCAGCCCAGGCCCTCTCCATCGACGGCCCGTTATGAGGTGCAGAAGCAGGTGAAGGACTTGCAGGGTAAGGTTTCTGCGATGAACTTGATGAAAGATGGTCCAGGAGGGAAGTTACAAAAACCTGTAACGCTTACCGTGGTTGGCCCGGATGGTCCAACAACTGTCGTGCTGAAGAAGCGCGGAGATGTGATGAAGTTAGATGGCTTCTTGATGATGTCTAGCCCCGCTCAGGGGGCCAAGCAGGAGCTGCGTCTTAAGATTATTGATGAGGGAGGTCAGAACTACCGGGTTACCTATCGCTCGGTCAAGTAG
- a CDS encoding fimbrial biogenesis chaperone → MFSLGLVFLATGFAQDAQASLVIEGTRVVYREGAPEVVVKMTNDGSVPSLMQAWLDDGRADATPDQMEVPFFLTPPLARIEPGKGQTLRIFHTAGGEALPKDRESIFWLNVLDVPPKPQGDQDAGAILQISVRSRLKFFYRPKGLSGTADAAPADLTFKLAGAGKLEVSNPTPYYVNLSELNFGGSKEAPSQRFPALMIAPFSSAKLDIGKSAPTQMRYAAISDLGAIQHYEKDVGK, encoded by the coding sequence TTGTTCTCTCTCGGCCTGGTATTTCTTGCCACCGGTTTTGCTCAGGATGCTCAAGCCAGTTTGGTGATCGAAGGCACACGCGTTGTCTACCGTGAGGGTGCGCCGGAAGTCGTTGTCAAGATGACCAATGATGGCAGTGTGCCATCCCTGATGCAGGCCTGGCTGGATGATGGTCGGGCCGACGCGACGCCCGATCAAATGGAGGTGCCCTTTTTTCTGACGCCGCCCTTGGCTCGCATCGAGCCGGGCAAGGGGCAAACCTTGCGCATTTTCCATACGGCAGGCGGCGAGGCCCTGCCCAAGGATAGAGAGTCGATTTTTTGGCTGAATGTGCTGGATGTGCCGCCCAAGCCGCAGGGTGATCAGGATGCTGGCGCGATTTTGCAAATCAGTGTGCGTTCGCGCCTGAAGTTCTTCTATCGGCCCAAGGGCTTATCCGGTACGGCCGATGCCGCGCCAGCCGACCTGACTTTCAAGCTGGCAGGCGCCGGCAAGCTCGAGGTCAGCAATCCCACGCCCTATTACGTGAACCTGAGCGAACTGAATTTCGGTGGCTCCAAGGAGGCGCCGAGCCAACGCTTTCCCGCTTTGATGATCGCACCTTTTTCGAGCGCCAAGCTCGATATCGGCAAGTCCGCGCCGACTCAAATGCGCTACGCCGCCATTAGCGATCTGGGCGCTATTCAGCATTACGAGAAAGACGTCGGTAAGTAA
- a CDS encoding fimbrial protein gives MHTIKKTLFFIGMIGVFGAAHAADGTITIRGEIVDSTCLIQGAQPPANIDVRLPKISTSAVKNVGDTAGATVFDIRLTQCPATLNNNDVHIYFEPGHTTDFATGTLIPYKLASADSVIPAAGAAATEADNLRIEIAGLDGVQIPMGAVAADQQLAGNTFRVTDNSAIARFLARYKRTSTGAIAAGRVGTSVQFSVMYP, from the coding sequence ATGCATACGATCAAAAAAACCTTATTCTTCATCGGCATGATTGGCGTCTTTGGGGCCGCCCATGCGGCAGACGGCACGATCACTATTCGCGGTGAAATCGTTGACAGCACATGTCTGATCCAGGGCGCGCAGCCGCCCGCCAATATCGATGTGCGACTTCCGAAGATATCTACTTCGGCAGTCAAGAATGTGGGTGACACCGCAGGTGCGACGGTGTTCGACATCAGGCTTACGCAATGTCCCGCCACGCTGAATAACAACGATGTCCATATTTATTTTGAGCCTGGCCATACGACGGACTTCGCCACCGGCACTTTGATTCCTTACAAGCTTGCCTCAGCAGATTCCGTCATTCCTGCCGCAGGCGCCGCCGCTACCGAGGCAGACAATCTGCGCATCGAGATCGCAGGTCTTGATGGGGTGCAGATTCCGATGGGTGCGGTAGCCGCTGATCAGCAATTGGCCGGCAATACCTTCCGAGTGACGGATAACAGCGCCATCGCGCGATTTCTCGCGCGATACAAGCGAACATCGACTGGTGCTATCGCCGCAGGTCGTGTTGGAACCTCGGTGCAATTCTCTGTCATGTACCCCTGA